TTCTACGTGCAGAGAAAGCAATATCAGATACTACAAAAGCTCAGCTAGAAGAAGTAATTAAGAATTTTCTTGCAACGAAATCATTTTAGTGAGGCCGTAGATGGCAAATATTAAGGAACTAAAAAAGAAAATAAAGAGTACGAAAGGCACGCTTAAAATTACAATGGCCATGAAACTTGTTTCTGGTGCAAAACTTAATCGGGCCCAACATGCTATTACAAGCTCAAGGCCATACGCTAATGAGTTAGAAGATTTGATAAAGACTGTTTCTGCACTTGTGCAAAATTATCGGCATGACTACCTTGAAGAAAATGAAGAAAATAAAAGATCTGCTCTTTTAGTTGTTTCTTCGGATAAAGGCCTGTGTGGTTCTTATAACTCTGGCCTTATAAAAAAAGTAAAGGCCTTCATAAACGAAATTGATGAGGATTTTAAAGTCTATTTTATTGGAAAAAAGGCAAAAGATATCCTTGGCAAAGATGTTAATACCGGTAAGTATTTTACTTTTGAAAAAAATGAAGCCTCTTTTCTTGAAATACAAAAAGTAGGTCAAGAGCTTGGAAATTTATTCAAAACAGGTGAATTCGGAAAAGTATATGTCGCGTATAATATTTTTCATTCTGCAATTAGTTTTGAATCAACTGTGAAGAAAATATTACCTATGACTGTAAATTTGGATGAAAAAATCAAATTAAAAGAAAAATTTCCATTTGATTTTAAATATGAACCAAATCCAAAAACTATCCTTGATCACCTCATACCAGAAACCTTCATCAGTACACTTTGGACATGTGTTCTGGATGCACGTGCAGCTGAACATGGTTCTAGAATGACGGCCATGGATAGTGCTTCTGGTAATTGTAAAGAAGCTATACGAACTTTAACTTTAAAAATGAATAAATTGAGACAGGCCGCAATTACTACTGAGTTGATAGAAGTAGTTTCAGGCGCGGAATCTCTCAATGGATAAGGAGTCAAAAATGTCACAAAACGTAGGAGTTATCCGTCAGGTTATGGGACCTGTTGTTGATGTTGAGTTTGAAAACGGTGTTTTGCCGGAGATATACAATGCACTCACAGTTACCAACAAAGTTATATCTGATGAAGAGGGAAATCTGGTCCTTGAGGTTGCTCAACACTTAGGGGATAACATTGTTAGAACAATTGCAATGGACTCATCTGAAGGGTTAAGCCGAGGTCAAAAAGTTATCGATACAGGAGATTCAATTAAGGCCCCTGTTGGTGCAGAGGCTTTAGGTAGAATTATCAACGTTGTAGGAAAACCTGTTGATGAAGCAGGGCCAGTGAATGCAAAAAAATATTATCCTATTCATAGAGAACCCCCAAAGTTTGAAAAACAATCAACTAAACTTGAGCCTTTCTACACAGGGATTAAGGTTATTGACCTACTTGCACCCTATTTGAAAGGTGGAAAAATTGGTTTATTCGGTGGGGCCGGTGTTGGGAAGACAGTTCTCATTATGGAGCTCATTAACAATATTGCTACTCACCATGGTGGATATTCAGTTTTTGCTGGAGTAGGTGAACGTACACGTGAAGGAAATGACCTTTATTATGAAATGAAAGAGTCTGGCGTTCTCGAGAAAACTGCACTTGTTTATGGGCAGATGAATGAACCTCCGGGCGCTCGTGCTAGAGTTGCTCTCACAGGACTTTCAATTGCTGAATATTTTAGAGATGAAGAAAACAGAGATGTTCTTTTCTTTGTTGATAATATTTTTAGATTTACTCAAGCTGGTTCTGAAGTTTCGGCCCTTCTTGGTCGTATTCCTTCTGCCGTTGGTTATCAGCCAACACTCGGTACAGAAATGGGTGCCATGCAAGAAAGAATTACATCTACAAGTGATGGCTCAATTACTTCTATTCAAGCAGTTTACGTTCCAGCAGATGACTATACTGACCCAGCGCCTGCAACAACATTCGCGCACCTTGATGCTACGACTGAGCTATCAAGATCTATTGCTGAGCTTGGTATTTATCCAGCGGTTGATCCACTTTCTTCATCTTCAACAATCTTATCTCCTGATATTCTCGGACAGGATCACTACGATGTTGCTCGAGGAGTTCAGGCCATACTTCAAAAATATAAGGAATTACAAGATATTATTGCAATTCTAGGTATGGATGAATTATCTGAAGAAGATAAAGTCGTTGTGGCCAGGGCCAGAAAGGTTCAAAAGTTTTTATCACAACCATTCTTTGTTGCTGAGCAGTTCACTGGTATTGCTGGTCAGTTCGTAAAAGTAGAAGATACTATTGCCTCGTTTAAGGCCATTCTTGATGGAGAGGTAGATGATCTACCTGAACAAGCTTTTTATCTTGTTGGTGATTTAGAGATGGTTAAAGAGAAGGCAAAATCTATGCAGGAGTCATAAATGTCTTATTATACTGTTGATCTACTTACACCTTCTGAAGTTTTGGCTAAAGATGTTCCGGCCGATGAACTTTTGATTCCAACCGTTAGAGGTCAAATCAATGTTCTAAATGATCACACTCATATCATTACTGAGCTTGATACCGGAATTTTAACTTTGAAGGCCCCAAATGGTGTTAGAAAGTTTCATGTCACTCATGGTGTTTGTAAGGTACTTGAGCACAAAGTCACAGTCTTGGCCGGTGTAAGTGAAGAGGACCGGTCAATAGATATTACTAGGGCACAAGAAGCACTCAAGAGAGCAAAGGAAAAACTTTCTGGCATGGATCCATTGACTGATCACGAGTTCAAAAAGTTCTATATGAAAATAAGACGTGCCGAAAATAGAATTGAGCTTGCTAAAAACGGGAAAAAAGTTCCATAATTTTTTTAAACTTATTCATATGAGTGGCCAATTGAATGGCCACTAAAAAAGGCCTCTTTTTTAAGAGGCCTTTTTTATTTTTTGACTATTCAAAAAATGAGCTACGGAATGTTTTGACCATTGAATTAACTATACTGACTTCAATTATAATAATAAATAGATTGCAGCTTGTTTGCTTTAAAAAAGGGTTAAACAAACGTGAAGAATAAATTCTTCTTTATTCTTTTTTGTATGATGTTCCATTCATGTGGAAATGGCCCTGTGGTAGTTTCTCTAGATAAAAAAATTTCTCCCAAAAGAGGTAATGTTCAAAAGTCTCAAATTAAAATTGAAGACTCTGCAAAAAAATTAATAGAAGCAAAAAAGAAAATTCAAATTGTTAAGAATTCAATTTTATTAGGTCATATTGTTACTGATAAAGTTATGACAGAAGATTCAAAATTACTCAATATCCCAATAGTTGCCAAAGTGGAAATAATTGAAAAAGATTATGGTGAATTATCTATTGCGGCAGAAAATGTTATTGCAGTAAAGGATGATCTAAAAGTTGAAAATCCTAATACGACACTATCAAGTGGGATGAGTGAAGTGATTTCTGGAATGCAATTTTCTTTTATGAATCAAGGAAGAAAATATGCCTCAGTTACTCAAGTTAAACAGACTGAAGTTGAAAAGGAAGATTCAAACAACAAACTTTCTGGTCCTATAGGGGCACTTCCCAAGTTCGATTCTTTTGAACAAATCGAAAATGAAAACGATGTGATTAAAATTGCGATGAGTGCTTCACAGAAAAATGTTCTAAGTGAGAGTTCTACTGACTATGAAATAAAACCGTTATTTGAAATCAATTCAACTGTCACTAAAGATAAAGATGAATTAAGTTTTGATGACTATTCACAGGATAAAGACATAAGTCTCAAAGTGACTACTCTTGACAAGAAGGTTGTAGATTTTGACAAGAATAAACCCGTAGAGATGGCCGTTCAAGTAAGTGAATTAGATAAACCTATTTCACAAAATGTTTTAAACGCTGTTCAAAGAGAAA
The nucleotide sequence above comes from Halobacteriovoraceae bacterium. Encoded proteins:
- the atpC gene encoding ATP synthase F1 subunit epsilon — translated: MSYYTVDLLTPSEVLAKDVPADELLIPTVRGQINVLNDHTHIITELDTGILTLKAPNGVRKFHVTHGVCKVLEHKVTVLAGVSEEDRSIDITRAQEALKRAKEKLSGMDPLTDHEFKKFYMKIRRAENRIELAKNGKKVP
- the atpG gene encoding ATP synthase F1 subunit gamma; translated protein: MANIKELKKKIKSTKGTLKITMAMKLVSGAKLNRAQHAITSSRPYANELEDLIKTVSALVQNYRHDYLEENEENKRSALLVVSSDKGLCGSYNSGLIKKVKAFINEIDEDFKVYFIGKKAKDILGKDVNTGKYFTFEKNEASFLEIQKVGQELGNLFKTGEFGKVYVAYNIFHSAISFESTVKKILPMTVNLDEKIKLKEKFPFDFKYEPNPKTILDHLIPETFISTLWTCVLDARAAEHGSRMTAMDSASGNCKEAIRTLTLKMNKLRQAAITTELIEVVSGAESLNG
- the atpD gene encoding F0F1 ATP synthase subunit beta, which gives rise to MSQNVGVIRQVMGPVVDVEFENGVLPEIYNALTVTNKVISDEEGNLVLEVAQHLGDNIVRTIAMDSSEGLSRGQKVIDTGDSIKAPVGAEALGRIINVVGKPVDEAGPVNAKKYYPIHREPPKFEKQSTKLEPFYTGIKVIDLLAPYLKGGKIGLFGGAGVGKTVLIMELINNIATHHGGYSVFAGVGERTREGNDLYYEMKESGVLEKTALVYGQMNEPPGARARVALTGLSIAEYFRDEENRDVLFFVDNIFRFTQAGSEVSALLGRIPSAVGYQPTLGTEMGAMQERITSTSDGSITSIQAVYVPADDYTDPAPATTFAHLDATTELSRSIAELGIYPAVDPLSSSSTILSPDILGQDHYDVARGVQAILQKYKELQDIIAILGMDELSEEDKVVVARARKVQKFLSQPFFVAEQFTGIAGQFVKVEDTIASFKAILDGEVDDLPEQAFYLVGDLEMVKEKAKSMQES